Proteins encoded together in one Kitasatospora albolonga window:
- a CDS encoding chromosome partitioning protein ParB — MTNTKTQASVQAAPAPWPTLAVAELAAHPGNVRDIEAPADLLADVKDNGVVEPLYVVRTNGDVPQVIDGFRRLAAAAAAGLKTVPVTPRPVIRLDALTPHPKNAREDLDLNAPFVESLRTEGCRIPVKIQRLDGGVLQVNDGNRRYHAATDAGLTHLPYEWEDDDRDAAGQFLDMITTAQHRKSLTRTEVNQAMFSAAEAGAQVGRIAKAAGVRQKDVKTLVRVRSDEKLSAAVSGASSYEWTFEHLAALSEFAEDAEALAAITEAAADDDADEGDVDWAIAVERTKRDKRTKAEAHRAELEAAGQKIRDAEELSERAMPVWGLRGISAEEHADCKGLVWVFDERRADRYMPYCSAPTLYGHTVPESTGSTGGTKSAAEVEAERAARAAVKKGNLDWDAAESLRRRWLTDLIKRRNLPKTATNTLIGHVNDALLNASWGLDDLIKEPTTEILAAFLGLNTEQAKDRRSFAEHAAKDPRRAPQLQFAAIAAVREKCANRSAWRTDSQRAPWTRTPTGRWFQVLASLGYPLTPIEQSVVDDEPYDPSKKKPRAITSGSEPETEQEPGTDEEAGEPEAEEADDPASDDEAAA; from the coding sequence ATGACGAACACCAAGACCCAGGCCAGCGTTCAGGCTGCCCCTGCACCGTGGCCGACCCTCGCCGTCGCCGAGTTGGCCGCGCACCCCGGCAACGTCCGCGACATCGAGGCCCCAGCCGATCTGCTGGCCGACGTGAAGGACAACGGCGTCGTGGAGCCGCTGTACGTCGTGCGCACCAACGGCGACGTGCCGCAGGTCATCGACGGGTTCCGGCGACTGGCCGCCGCCGCCGCCGCAGGGCTGAAGACCGTGCCGGTCACCCCGCGCCCCGTCATCCGGCTCGACGCGCTCACCCCGCACCCGAAGAACGCCCGCGAAGACCTTGACCTGAACGCGCCGTTCGTGGAATCGCTCCGCACCGAGGGGTGCCGCATCCCCGTAAAGATCCAGCGACTCGACGGCGGAGTTCTCCAGGTCAACGACGGAAACCGCCGCTACCACGCCGCTACGGACGCGGGTCTTACCCACTTGCCGTACGAGTGGGAGGACGACGACCGCGACGCGGCCGGACAGTTTCTCGACATGATCACGACCGCTCAGCACCGCAAGAGCCTCACCAGGACCGAGGTGAACCAGGCCATGTTCAGCGCGGCCGAGGCGGGCGCGCAGGTGGGCCGGATCGCCAAGGCCGCAGGCGTGCGGCAGAAGGACGTCAAGACACTGGTCAGGGTCCGGTCCGACGAGAAGCTGTCGGCCGCTGTCAGCGGCGCGAGCAGCTACGAGTGGACGTTCGAGCACCTGGCCGCGCTGTCGGAGTTCGCGGAAGACGCCGAAGCGCTCGCCGCGATCACCGAGGCCGCCGCCGACGACGACGCCGACGAAGGAGACGTTGACTGGGCTATCGCGGTCGAGCGGACCAAGCGCGACAAGCGGACCAAGGCCGAGGCCCACCGCGCGGAGCTGGAGGCGGCCGGGCAGAAGATCCGGGACGCCGAGGAGCTGTCCGAGCGCGCCATGCCCGTGTGGGGACTGCGCGGCATCAGCGCCGAGGAGCACGCCGACTGCAAGGGTCTGGTGTGGGTGTTCGACGAGCGGCGGGCGGACCGGTACATGCCCTACTGCTCCGCTCCGACGTTGTACGGGCACACCGTGCCCGAGAGCACCGGCAGCACCGGCGGGACGAAGTCCGCCGCCGAGGTGGAGGCTGAGCGCGCCGCCCGCGCCGCCGTCAAGAAGGGGAATCTGGACTGGGACGCGGCCGAGTCCCTGCGCCGGAGGTGGCTCACCGACCTGATCAAGCGGCGCAACCTCCCGAAGACCGCCACCAATACCCTGATCGGCCACGTGAACGACGCTCTGCTGAACGCCAGTTGGGGTCTCGATGATCTCATCAAGGAGCCGACCACTGAGATTTTGGCCGCCTTTCTGGGGCTGAACACCGAGCAGGCCAAGGACCGCCGTAGCTTCGCCGAGCATGCAGCCAAGGACCCCCGCAGGGCCCCGCAGCTCCAGTTCGCCGCCATCGCCGCCGTACGGGAGAAGTGCGCGAACCGGTCCGCGTGGAGGACGGACAGCCAGCGTGCCCCGTGGACGCGGACGCCCACCGGCCGGTGGTTCCAGGTGCTCGCGTCGCTCGGGTACCCGCTCACGCCCATTGAGCAGTCGGTGGTGGACGACGAGCCGTACGACCCGTCGAAGAAGAAGCCCCGCGCGATCACGTCCGGCAGTGAGCCGGAGACCGAGCAGGAGCCCGGCACCGACGAGGAGGCGGGCGAGCCGGAGGCCGAGGAAGCCGACGACCCGGCCAGCGACGACGAAGCCGCCGCCTAA
- a CDS encoding site-specific integrase — protein sequence MAYIRKRDKRDGTASFTVMWRAGGARGGKQESEVFEDETAAERFRDLVNGHGQQWPPGWTRGHGFVADRRRADTMFEPFALAYVDRLTGIQGDTRSRYKKEIRENMAPWFGSYSVEDGEGSVVRAMVQDWVNDLEAGRLAPLDPRDRKPRTAYKPKTVQNKHGLLSAIMQSAVDAEPSLRASNPCAKTRLPRLDGAEDEEEMVFLEREEWAWIYECLRDDAKDLGETIAETGFRWGEATALQPRDLRRRSGRPAIRVQRAWKKDEDGKSVLGPPKTRKSRRTIVITHKLDRMLRRRAKGLAPNALIFTGPEGGKWDPGTFRRLRWIPAIELAAEKYGLIKRPRIHDLRHSHASWLIAAKVPLPAIQGRLGHESITTTVDRYGHLLDALDDEVMAAVEWAMDPTAPLPGFLERSGLAAATDGLPHVPRQFSGLAQETWKDASNMPQDDAEHENDPVFVVTLGGREVPFADREHAQDVADQWNDDHEEEIATMRADGWPEEKIARRGALGPEERERWTGGGSVWSRMPERQFVHFALASYEADGTLTYEPLPVSSRWTWEFEHDGFTTRAAEFRTEFRPQGSTEAHARGINKSAVARAFEQARMEALEVCAKHLDADLASTEA from the coding sequence ATGGCGTACATCAGGAAACGGGACAAGCGCGACGGAACGGCCAGCTTCACGGTCATGTGGAGGGCCGGCGGAGCCCGTGGCGGTAAGCAGGAGTCCGAGGTTTTCGAGGACGAGACAGCCGCCGAGCGCTTCCGTGATCTGGTGAACGGGCACGGCCAACAGTGGCCTCCGGGCTGGACCCGGGGTCACGGTTTTGTCGCGGATCGGCGGCGTGCAGACACGATGTTCGAGCCCTTCGCGCTCGCCTACGTCGACCGCCTCACCGGTATCCAGGGCGACACGAGGAGTAGGTACAAGAAGGAGATCAGGGAGAACATGGCTCCCTGGTTCGGCTCGTACTCCGTGGAGGACGGCGAGGGCAGCGTTGTTCGGGCGATGGTCCAGGACTGGGTCAACGACCTCGAAGCCGGACGCCTCGCCCCGCTCGACCCGCGCGACAGGAAGCCCCGGACTGCTTACAAGCCGAAGACCGTCCAGAACAAGCACGGTCTCCTCAGTGCGATCATGCAGTCCGCCGTCGATGCAGAACCGTCACTGCGGGCCTCCAACCCGTGCGCGAAGACCCGTCTGCCCCGGCTCGACGGAGCCGAGGACGAGGAAGAGATGGTCTTCCTCGAACGAGAGGAATGGGCCTGGATCTACGAGTGCCTTCGCGACGACGCCAAGGATCTTGGCGAGACGATCGCGGAGACCGGCTTCCGGTGGGGCGAGGCCACCGCGCTTCAACCGCGAGACCTCCGGCGGCGCAGCGGGCGCCCGGCAATCCGTGTGCAGAGGGCCTGGAAGAAGGACGAGGACGGAAAGTCCGTCCTCGGTCCCCCGAAGACCCGGAAGTCGCGCCGCACCATCGTCATCACGCACAAGCTTGACCGGATGCTTCGGCGCCGTGCGAAGGGCCTTGCCCCCAACGCCCTGATCTTCACCGGTCCCGAAGGTGGCAAGTGGGACCCCGGTACCTTTCGGCGCCTGCGCTGGATACCCGCGATCGAGCTGGCCGCAGAGAAGTACGGACTGATCAAGCGACCGCGCATCCACGACCTCCGTCACTCCCACGCATCGTGGCTGATCGCGGCGAAGGTCCCGCTTCCGGCCATCCAGGGACGGCTTGGCCACGAGTCCATCACCACGACCGTGGACCGCTACGGCCACCTCCTGGACGCCTTGGACGACGAGGTCATGGCCGCCGTCGAATGGGCCATGGACCCCACGGCCCCGCTGCCCGGCTTCCTGGAGCGCTCCGGCCTGGCCGCCGCCACGGACGGACTCCCTCACGTCCCCCGACAGTTCTCCGGACTTGCCCAGGAAACCTGGAAGGACGCCAGCAACATGCCGCAGGACGATGCAGAGCACGAGAACGACCCGGTCTTCGTCGTCACGCTGGGCGGCCGGGAGGTGCCGTTCGCGGACCGCGAGCACGCACAGGACGTCGCCGACCAGTGGAACGACGACCACGAGGAAGAGATCGCGACTATGCGGGCAGACGGTTGGCCAGAGGAGAAGATCGCCCGCCGCGGAGCCCTCGGCCCGGAGGAACGCGAGCGATGGACCGGCGGCGGCTCCGTCTGGTCCCGTATGCCGGAGCGGCAGTTCGTGCACTTCGCCCTGGCCTCGTACGAGGCCGACGGCACCCTGACCTACGAGCCGCTTCCGGTGAGTAGCCGGTGGACGTGGGAGTTCGAGCACGACGGCTTCACCACGCGGGCCGCAGAGTTCCGGACCGAGTTCCGCCCCCAAGGCAGCACAGAGGCGCACGCTCGGGGAATCAACAAGTCGGCCGTCGCCCGAGCCTTCGAGCAGGCCCGGATGGAGGCTCTGGAGGTGTGCGCCAAGCACCTGGATGCCGATCTTGCGAGCACCGAGGCTTGA
- a CDS encoding DNA-binding protein, whose amino-acid sequence MDAAQQEATARARELQRSWYGEPLGALFRRLIDDLGLNQARLAAVLGLSAPMLSQLMSGQRAKIGNPAVVQRVQALQELASQVADGSVSAGEATDRMEEIKKSQGGSVLTGSGQTTSTGGAPTVRRVVREIQSLLRSVAAAGDIIDAADALAPTHPELAEFLRVYGAGRTADAVAHYEGHQS is encoded by the coding sequence ATGGACGCAGCGCAGCAAGAGGCGACGGCAAGAGCCAGAGAGCTTCAACGCAGTTGGTACGGAGAGCCACTTGGGGCGCTCTTCCGACGGCTGATCGATGATCTCGGCCTGAACCAGGCACGGCTCGCCGCCGTTCTCGGACTGTCCGCTCCGATGCTTTCCCAGCTGATGAGCGGCCAGCGCGCGAAGATCGGCAACCCGGCGGTCGTCCAGCGGGTCCAGGCGCTCCAGGAGCTGGCGAGCCAGGTCGCCGACGGCAGCGTCAGCGCGGGCGAGGCCACCGACCGGATGGAAGAGATCAAGAAGTCGCAGGGCGGGTCCGTCCTGACCGGCAGCGGCCAGACCACCTCGACCGGCGGCGCTCCCACCGTCCGCCGCGTGGTGCGCGAGATCCAGTCCCTGCTGAGGTCGGTCGCGGCGGCCGGCGACATCATCGATGCCGCCGACGCCCTCGCCCCGACCCACCCGGAGCTGGCAGAGTTCCTCCGGGTGTACGGAGCGGGCCGCACCGCGGACGCGGTCGCGCACTACGAGGGACACCAGAGCTAG
- a CDS encoding serine/threonine protein kinase, producing MGEVFAGRYELIDPIGRGGVGAVWRAWDHRRRRYVAAKVLQQSDAHTLLRFVREQALRIEHPHVLAPASWAADDDKVLFTMDLVSGGSLVHVIGDYGPLPPRFVCLLLDQLLSGLSTVHAEGVVHRDIKPANILMEATGSGRPHLRLSDFGISMRKGEPRLTETNYVVGTPGYFAPEQMMGAEPDFPADLFAVGLVALYLLQGKKPDSQALVEHFASHGTPSAPDGIPEPLWQVLAGLLQPDPQARFRTATGARKALTAAVEMLPEPGPDDEPVEVFDQIGPLPAGFGPEGPESSRGSESSRGSGSSGAPESSVSPASPAASPVSPATESRPSVQEPPVAPPPPVSMSETGSFHLAPPPQQHRPAPPPAPLPDRPATPPPYAVGAPDPSQAPTSGVPYDPATRPYTAGQPHQPHPQAQPHQPVQPFAAHGHHAPAHAPAPTPVRAKRPGPPPKVAVPVLVVALICFAVGIWALTQI from the coding sequence ATGGGTGAGGTCTTCGCCGGTAGGTACGAGCTGATCGATCCGATCGGGCGTGGTGGGGTCGGCGCCGTCTGGCGGGCCTGGGACCACCGGCGCCGCAGGTACGTGGCGGCCAAGGTCCTCCAGCAGAGCGACGCGCACACCCTGCTGCGCTTCGTCCGCGAGCAGGCGCTGCGCATCGAGCACCCGCACGTCCTGGCCCCGGCCAGCTGGGCCGCCGACGACGACAAGGTCCTGTTCACCATGGACCTGGTGAGCGGCGGCTCGCTCGTCCATGTCATAGGCGACTACGGGCCGTTGCCGCCCCGGTTCGTCTGCCTGCTCCTGGACCAGCTGCTCTCCGGCCTCTCCACGGTGCACGCCGAAGGGGTGGTGCACCGCGACATCAAACCGGCCAACATCCTGATGGAGGCGACGGGTTCGGGCCGCCCGCACCTGCGCCTCTCCGACTTCGGCATCTCGATGCGCAAGGGCGAGCCCCGGCTGACCGAGACCAACTACGTGGTCGGCACGCCCGGTTACTTCGCCCCCGAGCAGATGATGGGCGCCGAGCCCGACTTCCCCGCGGATCTCTTCGCGGTCGGCCTGGTCGCCCTCTATCTCCTCCAGGGCAAGAAGCCCGACTCCCAGGCGCTGGTGGAGCACTTCGCCTCCCACGGCACCCCGAGCGCTCCCGACGGCATTCCCGAGCCGTTGTGGCAGGTTCTCGCCGGTCTGCTCCAGCCCGATCCGCAGGCCCGGTTCCGTACAGCCACGGGGGCGCGCAAGGCCCTGACCGCGGCCGTCGAGATGCTGCCCGAGCCGGGGCCGGACGACGAGCCGGTGGAGGTGTTCGACCAGATCGGGCCGCTTCCGGCGGGGTTCGGACCGGAGGGCCCCGAAAGCTCCAGGGGTTCCGAAAGCTCCAGGGGTTCCGGAAGCTCCGGGGCTCCCGAGAGCTCCGTGAGCCCCGCAAGCCCTGCGGCGAGCCCCGTAAGCCCTGCGACGGAGTCCCGGCCGTCCGTTCAGGAGCCGCCCGTGGCGCCCCCGCCCCCCGTCTCCATGTCGGAGACCGGCAGCTTCCACCTGGCGCCCCCGCCCCAGCAGCACCGGCCCGCACCGCCCCCGGCCCCGCTGCCCGACCGGCCGGCCACCCCGCCCCCGTACGCCGTCGGAGCCCCGGACCCCTCCCAGGCACCGACCTCCGGCGTCCCGTACGACCCCGCCACCCGGCCCTACACCGCCGGGCAGCCCCACCAGCCCCACCCGCAGGCCCAGCCCCACCAGCCCGTGCAGCCCTTCGCGGCCCACGGCCACCACGCTCCGGCGCACGCCCCCGCGCCCACCCCCGTACGCGCGAAGCGGCCGGGACCGCCCCCGAAGGTGGCGGTCCCGGTGCTCGTGGTGGCGCTGATCTGTTTCGCGGTCGGCATCTGGGCGCTGACCCAGATCTGA